One part of the Phragmites australis chromosome 3, lpPhrAust1.1, whole genome shotgun sequence genome encodes these proteins:
- the LOC133910577 gene encoding uncharacterized protein LOC133910577, whose protein sequence is MGTTTRRMVSGHIMRVMTPCHTLSSSREAKLAGIPISQRLAYPWMRLGRLVRLVVTITKIQVDILVQLIFLARVLPLHSFISRTNICRNTLHADSNSRLCVSVRDYYCYKFQMRPGIFNPILFGKRLFQQFAVDTYIKIESSRLDYIWNHQKEIRADLYQGLVDSFNAGESRADAVGKRTVLATSFIGGPRDMRHRCMDAMALVRKYGKPDVFLTMTCNPNWEEITRELEHDQIPQDRPDLVVRVFRAKLEELKKQLFEKHMLGKVQAYVYVVEFQKRGLPHAHFLLIMQGKYKLVCPEQYDCIISAELSDKNMYPELYTMVVKHMMHGPCGVLNSQCPCTKDRGSCKNHYPRPFNAVTMQGKDSYPVYRRRDDGRHAMVRKCQLDNRWVVPYNPYLLRLFNCHINVEVCSSIKAVKYLFKYIYKGHDRASVSVNEADNNDIDEIKQYREARWVTPPEALWRIYGFDLSKNSPHVMQLQLHLPNMHMVSYRGG, encoded by the coding sequence ATGGGAACAACAACGAGACGTATGGTATCCGGCCATATCATGCGTGTTATGACCCCCTGtcataccctctcttcttcccgagAGGCGAAATTGGCTGGCATCCCGATATCCCAAAGGTTGGCGTATCCATGGATGCGGTTAGGGCGGCTCGTGCGGCTCGTGGTAACAATAACGAAGATCCAGGTTGATATTCTCGTACAATTAATATTTTTAGCACGGGTTTTGCCTTTGCATTCGTTTATATCTCGCACTAACATCTGCCGTAATACGCTCCACGCAGATTCAAATAGCAGGCTGTGCGTCTCTGTGAGGGACTACTACTGCTACAAATTCCAAATGAGGCCAGGGATATTCAACCCGATATTGTTCGGTAAACGTCTTTTCCAACAGTTCGCGGTCGATACATACATCAAGATCGAGAGTTCGCGGCTAGACTACATATGGAATCATCAGAAGGAGATAAGGGCGGACCTCTATCAAGGCTTGGTGGACAGCTTTAATGCTGGAGAGAGCAGAGCAGATGCGGTCGGCAAACGGACCGTGCTGGCTACATCGTTTATCGGAGGACCTCGAGATATGAGGCATCGGTGCATGGATGCTATGGCATTAGTGCGGAAGTACGGAAAGCCGGACGTCTTCCTCACGATGACCTGCAACCCTAACTGGGAAGAGATCACGCGTGAGCTCGAGCATGACCAGATACCCCAGGATCGTCCAGATCTCGTCGTGCGTGTTTTCAGGGCGAAGCTCGAGGAACTAAAGAAACAGTTGTTTGAGAAGCACATGCTTGGCAAGGTTCAGGCCTATGTCTATGTTGTGGAGTTCCAGAAGAGGGGATTGCCTCACGCCCACTTCCTGCTGATCATGCAGGGCAAGTATAAGCTGGTGTGTCCGGAGCAGTATGACTGTATCATCTCTGCCGAGCTCTCGGACAAGAACATGTACCCAGAGCTATACACGATGGTCGTcaagcatatgatgcatggcccTTGTGGTGTGTTGAACTCCCAGTGCCCCTGTACAAAGGATCGTGGGTCATGCAAGAACCATTATCCGCGTCCTTTCAATGCGGTTACCATGCAAGGCAAGGATTCCTACCCGGTGTACAGGAGACGCGATGACGGTCGCCATGCAATGGTTCGAAAATGCCAGCTGGACAACAGGTGGGTCGTCCCTTACAACCCTTACCTCTTGCGGCTGTTCAACTGCCATATCAATGTTGAGGTCTGCTCAAGCATAAAGGCTGTCAAGTACCTGTTCAAGTATATATACAAGGGCCACGACCGTGCTTCCGTATCTGTGAATGAGgccgacaacaatgacatcgaCGAGATCAAGCAGTACAGGGAGGCGAGGTGGGTTACCCCTCCGGAAGCCTTGTGGAGGATATACGGCTTTGACCTGAGCAAGAACTCTCCACATGTGATGCAACTACAACTTCATCTCCCGAACATGCACATGGTTTCATACCGAGGGGGCTAG
- the LOC133910578 gene encoding uncharacterized protein LOC133910578, whose protein sequence is MLTEYFKANRVHEQARGILYRDFPEWFTWQTGKNRKFWQPRKRGGQVSRIVTAHPTKGERYYLRVLLNHVTSATSYEDLRTVDGEILPSFRDAAERRGLIEADNTLDECLTEAELFQMPSSLRRLFATILVFCEPGDVRGLWNRHLEAMSDDYRHTDQCTHTVEQKVLIDIRNMLQSMGKDIRSFPLPDIDEALDMANSVPREIFEESMISVDHKHIALSDSLKVEQRVTYDEILVAVDSGEGGLFFVDGPGGTGKTFLYKALLATVHGQGKIAVATATSGVAASIMPGGRTMHSRFKIPLTIDDGGYCSFTKQSGTAKLLQAASLIMWDEASMTKRQAVEALDNSMCDIMGRLDVMFGGKTVVFGGDFRQVLPVV, encoded by the coding sequence ATGCTGACAGAGTACTTCAAGGCAAACAGAGTACATGAACAAGCAAGAGGCATCCTCTACCGTGACTTCCCCGAGTGGTTTACTTGGCAAACAGggaaaaatagaaagttttGGCAACCGAGGAAACGTGGTGGACAAGTCAGTAGAATTGTGACGGCCCATCCGACCAAGGGGGAACGCTACTACCTCCGGGTTCTACTGAACCACGTGACAAGTGCCACATCCTATGAGGACCTGAGGACAGTTGATGGCGAGATACTACCATCCTTCCGTGATGCCGCGGAGAGAAGGGGACTGATTGAGGCAGACAATACGCTGGACGAGTGCCTCACGGAGGCCGAGTTGTTCCAGATGCCATCGTCGCTCCGAAGGCTCTTTGCAACAATATTGGTATTTTGTGAGCCCGGCGACGTGCGTGGCCTCTGGAACAGACACCTTGAGGCAATGTCGGATGACTACCGCCACACCGATCAATGCACACACACGGTCGAGCAGAAGGTTTTGATAGATATTAGGAACATGCTACAGTCAATGGGGAAGGATATAAGATCGTTCCCTCTTCCTGATATCGATGAGGCACTTGACATGGCAAACAGTGTGCCAAGGGAGATATTTGAGGAGTCTATGATCAGTGTGGACCATAAGCACATAGCCTTATCTGACTCCCTCAAAGTCGAGCAGAGGGTCACCTACGACGAGATTCTAGTCGCGGTTGATAGCGGCGAAGGAGGCCTGTTCTTCGTTGATGGCCCTGGAGGCACAGGGAAGACTTTTCTTTACAAGGCACTGCTTGCGACGGTCCACGGCCAGGGGAAGATCGCCGTGGCGACGGCTACGTCTGGTGTTGCTGCTTCTATAATGCCCGGAGGAAGAACCATGCACTCACGATTCAAGATACCTCTGACCATTGATGATGGGGGTTATTGTAGTTTCACAAAGCAAAGTGGGACGGCTAAGCTTCTGCAGGCGGCATCACTGATTATGTGGGATGAAGCCTCCATGACTAAGAGGCAGGCGGTGGAGGCCCTGGACAACAGCATGTGTGACATAATGGGTCGGCTAGATGTCATGTTTGGCGGGAAGACAGTTGTGTTTGGTGGTGACTTTAGACAGGTCCTCCCTGTTGTTTGA